Proteins encoded by one window of Nicotiana tabacum cultivar K326 chromosome 10, ASM71507v2, whole genome shotgun sequence:
- the LOC107811918 gene encoding exocyst complex component EXO70H1-like, whose product MPRKGMRTLNWFSPKHSTTDSTSPSTSQFSSPSRFGFSPSRPSFSEAVIDRTLEMAEPMIMKWDPYTTTFAKVTSLFYENRREAKDFIKCVHNLQKAMHFHSTENSRSDKLVRAQSLMQIAMKRLQKEFYQILSINRAHLDPESISTVSSRTSTRSSISDFDVEDDDDRVIGGESVSVVEDFSNIVMADLRLIAECMISSGYAKECLTIYKVIRKSIIDEGIYRLGVEKLSSSKVHKMDWEVVDMRIKDWLNAVDVAMKTLFNGERILCDHVFASDDAIRESCFTEISKDGAMILFSFPENVAKYSKKSPEKVFRLLDMYTAIAEHWPEIEAIFSFDSESAIRSQAVTSLVKLGECIRTALVEFETALQKESSKTTVAGGGIHPLTIDAMNYIILLADYSNVLSDILAEAPPPAKTSLPESFFGIVDSDASPAPAISLRFAWLILLLLCKLDGKAKHYKDVSLAYLFLANNLQYVVLKVRSSNLKYLLGENWISKQEGKIKQFASNYERLGWSHVIESLPREPNATMTPQQVKEIFKKFNSSFEQAHRKQSMCVVPNRKLRDYLKVSIARKILPVYRDFYNTNKHMMARERHSSHVIRFSPEDVGHYLSDLFFGPIESESSSSVESSPSRTTPSRLR is encoded by the coding sequence ATGCCGAGAAAAGGAATGAGAACTCTTAATTGGTTTTCTCCTAAACATTCAACAACTGATAGTACTTCTCCATCTACTTCTCAATTCTCTTCCCCTTCACGTTTCGGATTTTCGCCTTCTCGGCCGAGTTTTTCAGAAGCGGTGATTGATCGTACACTGGAAATGGCGGAGCCGATGATCATGAAGTGGGACCCATACACCACTACTTTCGCCAAAGTGACTTCTCTGTTCTATGAGAATAGAAGAGAAGCCAAGGATTTTATCAAGTGTGTGCATAATCTACAAAAGGCTATGCACTTTCATTCAACTGAGAATTCGAGATCCGATAAGCTTGTTCGCGCTCAATCTCTAATGCAAATCGCAATGAAACGACTACAAAAGGAATTTTACCAGATTCTATCAATAAACAGAGCTCATTTGGATCCTGAATCTATTTCCACCGTCTCTTCCCGTACTTCGACTCGATCGAGTATTTCTGATTTCGACGTTGAGGATGACGATGATCGTGTAATTGGCGGTGAGTCTGTTTCTGTAGTTGAGGATTTCTCTAATATTGTAATGGCGGATTTGCGATTGATAGCGGAATGCATGATCTCTTCTGGATATGCAAAAGAGTGCTTGACGATTTACAAAGTTATACGTAAATCGATCATTGACGAAGGCATTTATAGACTCGGAGTTGAGAAATTGAGTTCTTCAAAAGTTCATAAAATGGATTGGGAAGTTGTGGATATGAGGATCAAGGATTGGCTTAACGCTGTTGATGTAGCTATGAAAACGTTATTCAACGGAGAGAGAATTCTCTGTGATCATGTCTTTGCATCCGACGATGCAATAAGAGAGTCGTGTTTTACTGAAATTTCAAAAGATGGTGCCATGATTCTGTTTAGTTTCCCGGAAAATGTAGCAAAATATAGCAAGAAGTCGCCGGAAAAAGTGTTCCGTTTGCTCGATATGTACACCGCCATCGCCGAACACTGGCCGGAGATTGAAGCTATATTCTCTTTCGATTCAGAATCTGCTATTCGATCTCAGGCGGTGACATCACTCGTCAAGCTTGGCGAGTGTATAAGGACGGCGTTGGTTGAGTTTGAAACTGCTCTACAAAAGGAATCCTCAAAGACGACGGTTGCCGGAGGTGGAATCCATCCTCTCACCATTGACGCAATGAATTACATAATTCTACTCGCTGATTACAGCAACGTACTCTCCGACATCCTCGCCGAAGCTCCTCCTCCGGCAAAAACTTCGTTGCCTGAATCATTTTTCGGCATTGTGGATTCTGATGCGTCTCCGGCACCGGCGATCTCACTCCGATTCGCTTGGTTGATTCTCCTTCTTCTCTGCAAACTCGACGGCAAAGCGAAACACTACAAAGACGTATCCCTTGCTTACCTCTTCTTAGCCAACAATCTCCAATACGTCGTCCTAAAAGTCCGCTCATCGAATCTCAAGTACTTGTTAGGTGAAAATTGGATATCAAAACAGGAGGGAAAAATCAAACAGTTTGCATCAAACTATGAACGGCTAGGATGGAGCCACGTCATTGAATCCCTCCCACGAGAGCCAAATGCTACAATGACTCCCCAACAAGTGAAGgagattttcaaaaaatttaattcGTCGTTTGAGCAAGCTCACCGGAAGCAATCTATGTGTGTCGTACCCAACAGGAAGCTACGTGACTATTTGAAAGTGTCAATAGCAAGGAAAATACTTCCGGTGTATCGGGACTTCTACAATACAAATAAACATATGATGGCAAGAGAGAGACATTCGAGTCACGTGATCAGATTTTCCCCTGAGGATGTAGGGCATTACTTGTCCGATTTATTTTTTGGACCAATTGAATCGGAAAGTTCCTCATCGGTTGAGTCTTCTCCATCACGTACCACACCATCAAGATTGCGGTGA